The following coding sequences are from one Epilithonimonas vandammei window:
- a CDS encoding VanZ family protein, with protein sequence MRLFVNRYYPVFINVYTIWILYLLFFASFRYSPTILFEIKTVPFETINEYSTEVIKWNKLDFFKNIFGNIILFIPYGFLGILYPKLNQFRWMVISFFIIINILEFSQFYFNRGMADIDDVILNTSGAIIGFFIYKKWFFIKGR encoded by the coding sequence ATGAGGTTGTTTGTTAATAGGTATTATCCTGTTTTTATTAATGTTTATACAATTTGGATTTTATACCTGTTGTTTTTTGCATCTTTTCGATATTCTCCAACGATACTTTTCGAAATAAAAACTGTACCGTTTGAAACAATAAATGAATATTCAACAGAAGTAATTAAATGGAATAAATTAGATTTTTTCAAAAATATTTTTGGAAACATCATTCTTTTTATTCCCTACGGTTTTTTAGGCATACTTTACCCAAAATTAAATCAATTCAGATGGATGGTCATCTCTTTTTTTATAATCATAAATATCTTGGAATTTTCTCAGTTCTACTTTAATCGCGGCATGGCAGATATAGATGATGTGATTCTCAATACGTCTGGTGCAATAATCGGTTTTTTCATCTACAAAAAATGGTTTTTCATCAAGGGCAGATAA
- a CDS encoding OmpA family protein — MGKLITLVFIILFQAINGQFRNSLYDNQQLNISLRGGLDFPSYDNQTKFIDYKYNLNLGTSFDYYFNWIGLGIDFDYLKNKPKNTYPTENLYNGTTPLSNIHLNENNVERLFLGIGPNFRYVINDNLSLAFKLKGGISNIQGGETSVMANNYTLNFHNGYNEKNILTGKGLIELNWFFSEYVGLNIGGYYIQHFKANDQIKNNSVAGYIPFTENNNRYNINPSALEIRNKSLEHEIHSAGVFAGLTFRIPNRSSGPNYGLSVIARDKETGLILPDTFVELFKNGKRIYFARTNSQGVAFFKNIKPDNYEIKGSLYNIDLTSNKADKDEFVRNSTIKKEISTDAEMFFVKGQVNICNSKNPLRDVTVIIKNNETEIYHEVKTDADGKFYFKANKNSTYTIYGKKGNYFSQTEIVTSKKVDRTNTLFLNLQVCMEETTCGKQINLKNIHYDLDKYFIREDAKAELNKLVQFMKDNPKISVELFSHTDSRASDDYNKTLSQNRANAAVDYLVSKGISNTRLKPIGYGETRLLNQCTNGIDCSEEQHQTNRRTEMKVICP, encoded by the coding sequence ATGGGAAAATTAATTACTTTAGTTTTTATCATTTTATTCCAAGCTATCAACGGTCAATTCAGGAATTCTTTGTACGATAACCAACAGCTAAATATTTCTCTGAGAGGCGGCTTGGATTTTCCTTCATATGACAATCAAACCAAATTCATAGATTACAAGTACAATCTAAATCTAGGAACCTCTTTTGACTATTATTTCAACTGGATTGGACTTGGAATTGATTTCGATTATCTTAAAAACAAACCGAAGAATACTTATCCAACAGAAAATTTATACAACGGAACTACTCCACTTTCTAATATCCATTTAAATGAGAATAATGTTGAAAGGTTATTTCTTGGAATTGGTCCCAACTTCCGATATGTGATTAATGATAATCTGAGTCTAGCTTTTAAATTAAAAGGCGGAATTTCTAATATCCAAGGTGGTGAAACATCAGTAATGGCAAATAATTACACTCTTAATTTTCATAATGGATACAACGAAAAAAACATTCTAACGGGAAAGGGTCTGATTGAATTGAATTGGTTTTTTTCAGAATATGTTGGGCTGAATATTGGTGGTTATTATATTCAGCATTTTAAAGCTAATGATCAAATTAAAAATAATTCTGTTGCGGGATATATTCCTTTTACGGAAAACAACAATCGTTATAATATCAATCCTTCAGCTCTTGAAATCAGAAATAAAAGTCTTGAACATGAGATCCATTCAGCTGGAGTTTTTGCTGGTTTGACTTTTAGAATTCCGAATCGTAGTTCTGGACCTAATTATGGTTTATCAGTTATTGCTCGAGATAAAGAAACGGGTTTAATTTTGCCTGATACCTTTGTAGAACTTTTTAAAAACGGGAAACGTATTTATTTTGCAAGAACCAATTCGCAGGGTGTCGCTTTTTTCAAAAATATCAAACCAGATAATTACGAAATCAAAGGAAGTCTCTATAATATAGACCTCACCTCCAATAAAGCAGACAAAGATGAATTTGTAAGAAATTCTACCATCAAAAAAGAGATATCAACCGATGCTGAAATGTTTTTTGTGAAAGGTCAGGTGAATATTTGTAATTCTAAAAATCCTTTACGAGACGTAACTGTTATTATAAAAAATAATGAAACTGAAATCTATCACGAAGTAAAGACAGATGCTGACGGAAAATTTTATTTCAAAGCAAACAAGAATTCGACTTATACTATTTATGGTAAAAAAGGAAATTACTTTTCCCAAACAGAAATTGTGACTTCTAAAAAAGTAGATAGAACGAATACACTTTTTCTAAATCTCCAAGTTTGTATGGAAGAAACAACGTGTGGAAAGCAAATTAACCTGAAGAATATTCATTACGACCTTGATAAATATTTTATCCGCGAAGATGCAAAGGCAGAACTAAATAAGCTGGTTCAGTTTATGAAAGATAATCCCAAAATTAGCGTAGAATTATTTTCTCATACAGACTCGCGAGCTTCTGATGATTATAATAAAACACTTTCGCAGAATCGTGCCAATGCAGCAGTGGATTATTTAGTTTCCAAAGGAATAAGTAACACAAGACTAAAGCCAATCGGATATGGAGAAACTCGGCTTCTGAATCAATGCACTAATGGCATAGATTGTTCAGAAGAACAACATCAAACCAATAGAAGAACAGAAATGAAAGTTATCTGCCCTTGA
- a CDS encoding T9SS type A sorting domain-containing protein: MKKFLFFIIFTVVSIGFSGEMKAQSTRIIGGQRSDDGILVAYPNPTKDVLILKSKDDSAKIKTVTFFSILGAQVAEYTINSNNAELRLDKLRPGKYLMRYLLDDNTQKITQIIKQ, from the coding sequence ATGAAAAAATTTCTATTCTTTATTATATTTACGGTAGTTTCAATTGGATTTTCGGGAGAAATGAAGGCTCAGTCTACTCGTATCATCGGAGGACAAAGATCGGATGACGGTATTCTTGTAGCTTATCCAAATCCTACAAAAGATGTCCTAATCCTAAAATCAAAAGATGATTCTGCTAAAATCAAAACCGTCACTTTCTTTTCGATTTTGGGTGCACAGGTTGCAGAATATACAATAAACAGTAACAATGCCGAGTTGAGGCTGGACAAATTACGTCCGGGAAAATATCTAATGAGATATCTTTTGGATGACAACACACAGAAAATCACACAGATCATCAAACAGTAA
- the hemB gene encoding porphobilinogen synthase, with protein MISRNRRLRANDSIRSLVRETNLTTNDLVLPMFVMEGNNKKEAISSMPGVFRQSLDLTVQTVKENYDLGIKAVNLYMKVSDNLKDNTGKEAWNPNGLMQTTIKAIKDAVPGVVIMPDVALDPYSMYGHDGIIKNGKIDNDSTVEALTKMGISLAEAGADILAPSDMMDGRVLAMREGLEENGFTDVGILSYAAKYASAFYGPFRSALDSAPVDAQEIPADKKTYQMDFHNSREAIDEALRDVEEGADIIMIKPGMPYLDIVSKIRELITQPIAVYQVSGEYAMLKAAAQNGWLDNDKVLIESLTSIKRAGADMIFTYAAPEVAKLLNR; from the coding sequence ATGATTTCAAGAAACAGAAGACTAAGAGCCAACGATTCTATCAGAAGTCTAGTTCGTGAAACTAACCTTACAACAAACGATTTGGTGTTGCCAATGTTTGTTATGGAAGGTAATAACAAAAAAGAAGCCATTTCCTCGATGCCTGGTGTTTTTAGGCAAAGTTTAGATTTAACCGTACAAACTGTTAAAGAAAATTATGATTTGGGAATCAAGGCGGTCAATCTTTATATGAAGGTTTCAGATAACTTGAAAGATAATACAGGAAAAGAAGCTTGGAATCCAAACGGATTGATGCAAACCACTATCAAAGCTATCAAAGATGCAGTTCCTGGAGTTGTAATAATGCCCGATGTAGCGCTGGATCCATATTCAATGTATGGTCACGACGGGATTATCAAAAACGGAAAAATTGATAACGATTCTACGGTAGAAGCACTCACAAAAATGGGAATTTCACTAGCAGAAGCTGGAGCAGACATTTTAGCACCAAGTGATATGATGGACGGCCGCGTTTTGGCAATGCGAGAAGGTTTGGAAGAGAACGGATTTACAGATGTTGGAATTTTATCTTATGCAGCCAAATATGCAAGCGCCTTTTACGGACCTTTCAGAAGTGCTTTGGACAGTGCGCCTGTTGATGCCCAAGAAATTCCTGCTGACAAAAAAACTTACCAGATGGATTTTCACAACTCACGCGAAGCGATTGATGAAGCATTGAGAGATGTAGAAGAAGGCGCAGATATCATTATGATAAAACCTGGAATGCCTTATCTGGATATCGTTTCAAAAATCCGTGAACTCATCACGCAACCCATCGCTGTTTATCAAGTCAGTGGAGAATATGCAATGCTGAAAGCGGCTGCCCAAAACGGTTGGTTAGATAATGATAAAGTATTGATAGAAAGTTTAACCAGCATCAAACGCGCTGGAGCAGATATGATTTTTACGTATGCTGCACCAGAAGTTGCCAAACTTTTAAACAGATAA
- a CDS encoding HD domain-containing protein produces MELIHETINLVKEKLEGTESGHDWFHIERVWKLSLKIQEKEGGDKLIIELAALLHDIADPKFHNGDETLASKIVRNFLTEQNVDPSVMEKVIFIIENMSFKNRNDAPENLPLELKIVQDADRLDAIGAIGIARTFNFGGYKNNLMYHPDIKPKLNQTKEEYKKSNGTTINHFYEKLLLLKDLLNTDTAKNIADHRHQFMLQFLEEFYNEWNVNL; encoded by the coding sequence ATGGAGCTAATACACGAAACAATTAACTTGGTTAAAGAAAAACTGGAAGGGACAGAATCCGGACACGATTGGTTTCACATCGAACGTGTATGGAAATTAAGTCTTAAAATCCAGGAAAAGGAAGGTGGAGATAAACTGATAATTGAGTTAGCTGCACTTCTTCACGATATCGCAGACCCCAAATTCCATAATGGTGATGAAACATTGGCTTCAAAAATTGTTCGTAATTTTCTTACAGAACAGAATGTCGATCCTAGTGTTATGGAGAAGGTTATTTTTATCATAGAAAATATGTCTTTCAAAAACAGAAATGACGCACCGGAAAACCTGCCTCTGGAACTGAAAATAGTGCAGGATGCCGATAGGCTGGATGCAATCGGCGCTATTGGCATTGCTAGGACCTTCAATTTTGGTGGCTATAAAAACAATTTGATGTACCATCCTGACATCAAACCCAAACTTAATCAAACAAAGGAAGAATATAAAAAATCGAACGGAACTACCATCAACCATTTTTACGAAAAGCTACTACTTCTGAAAGATCTTCTCAATACAGATACTGCAAAAAATATTGCAGATCATAGACATCAGTTTATGCTGCAATTTCTGGAAGAATTTTATAATGAGTGGAATGTCAATTTATAA
- a CDS encoding alpha/beta hydrolase family protein, with protein sequence MKRIDILTKDHYSLAAHLFEPQISNQKVLLINSATGVKQQIYFSVAQFFADHGFTVITYDYRGIGLSKPDKMRGFEASMRVWGTTDYKALTDYIKSNFEDYKKYCLGHSVGALILGMNPDSEIFEEFIFVGTQNAFVGNLRLKTKIEAYLGFGIVQPLFTSFLGYFPASWFGLGESLPSGSAFDWRILILNKKSTNNLLEKSADFSKKLRQKVLVIWAEDDAWLTEKGVKSLLENTYANLRPTYRHIYTSESEKGEIGHVNFFRSYNRKLWKILLDRL encoded by the coding sequence ATGAAACGTATTGACATTTTAACAAAAGACCATTACAGCTTAGCAGCGCATCTTTTCGAACCTCAGATTTCAAATCAAAAAGTTTTACTGATCAATTCGGCCACTGGTGTTAAACAGCAGATTTATTTTTCAGTGGCGCAGTTTTTTGCAGATCACGGCTTTACTGTAATTACGTATGACTATCGAGGCATCGGGCTTTCCAAGCCTGACAAGATGCGTGGTTTCGAAGCATCTATGAGAGTTTGGGGAACTACAGATTACAAAGCCTTGACCGATTATATCAAGAGTAATTTTGAGGATTATAAAAAATACTGTCTCGGTCATTCCGTGGGTGCACTGATTTTAGGCATGAATCCAGACTCGGAAATATTCGAAGAATTTATTTTTGTCGGTACCCAAAATGCTTTTGTAGGAAATCTCAGATTAAAAACAAAAATAGAAGCTTATTTGGGTTTCGGAATTGTTCAGCCTCTGTTTACATCATTCTTAGGCTATTTTCCCGCCAGTTGGTTTGGCTTAGGTGAAAGCTTGCCTTCCGGAAGCGCTTTTGATTGGAGAATCCTGATCCTGAATAAAAAATCAACGAACAATCTGTTGGAAAAATCTGCGGATTTTTCAAAAAAATTGAGACAAAAGGTTTTGGTCATCTGGGCAGAAGATGATGCGTGGCTCACCGAAAAGGGAGTAAAATCTCTTCTCGAAAATACTTACGCAAATCTCCGTCCTACTTACAGACACATTTATACCTCGGAGTCTGAGAAAGGTGAAATAGGACATGTCAACTTTTTCAGAAGCTACAACAGGAAACTGTGGAAAATCCTTCTGGACAGATTATGA